Below is a genomic region from Leishmania mexicana MHOM/GT/2001/U1103 complete genome, chromosome 20.
tgcgccgcaacCGCATCGTGCTCATCTCAGCCACCTACTGCCAGTTTTCCACCAAGCTGAAGATGTTGCTAATTGAGCTGAAGCACCGCTTTGTCTCGCTGGAGATTGACATTATTCCCAACGGGCGAGAAGTTTTccaggaggtggtggcccGCACCGGCGTGCACACAGTGCCGCAAGTGTTCCTCAACGGTAAGTACCTTGGCGGATACGACGACCTCATCGCGCTCTACCACAAGAGAGAGCTCTCCGAGACTCTCGAGAAGCGGTGAGCTAACGCAAGAGTGCGAGAGAGTGCGAGACTCTGAGAGAATGATGCGGTATGGTGAGTTGGGCGGGGGGTAAGAAggcaacaccaccacctcagTTTGCCGGTTTTGGATCAGGGCTTGACTTTTTCTTCGAAGATGTgccccgctgcgccgcagcgcccctCCAGCGTTCAAGGACGGGCCGATTGGGGTGTCGGCTcccgcatctctctcttcccctcctccccctctctccgaCTTGCACGTTGGGTatgtacgcgtgcgtgcgaagCCTCGCTAATCGCTCGCAGCTTCGGCGAGTATCATCACTGCGCTCCCCTCCAGAACATTGTTGGCTGGCAGGAGTGAACACCACATTCCCctgagggaagaggaggaggagccgagTCTGGGTGTCTGTCAGTCGCCGTTGGGCTGTTTGTTTCGTCTGCGTTGTTCTTCACCGGTACAATACCTTCCACACAGCGCACAGACGTGTGCCGTGGTATATCGCGCTATTTGCCGCTGAAGCGAAGAAGTGGTTTCCGTCCTAAAACGCTTCGCTTTAAGAACAGGCTTCGatgtgcgcacgtgtacgcgtcaccaccacctgcgGCTGCTTCCCTCCATACGTGTGTTTCTCGCATCCTTCATGCCCCGCATCTCTGCATGCGCGCACCCTCATACCACCATAACTACTGCTAcgctcccctctctctctgctacCTTTCCCACCTCGCCACACCTCAGCCGCTCACGAAGGGATCTAGAGCGAGGGGAAACACAAGAAGAGTCACATAGCCCAAGTAAGAGCGCGGCCCATCGTGTTCGCCAGCACCTCTTCTCTGAAGGCTACCAGAAAccggaaaagaaaaacgtgTCTGTTGCGGCTGTCGTGCGCTTtttgtgcctgtgcgcgcgaACAAGTACGCTTCCCCTTGAACGCTGCCACTCACACAACCACTACCACCATTCCTAATCTCTTTTCCACTACCGCTCGCCTtccctgccaccaccacctccgcctctctcggAAGTGTTCACTGGCCGtcctcgcccctcctcctcctcttctgctgtTGCTATCCTTGTTCCCTGTCttcctttttccttttttggATTTTCCGCCCTTCTGTTGCCGTGACTCCATCCCTGTTGTTGTACCACACTGcttttgcgtgcgtgtgtgcgtgtgtgcgtgtgtgcgtgtgtgcctctcactcctcctccctccctccccccctttctcttgcCCATCTGCGTCTACTACTAATACTGCCTcttctgctttttttttacgtATAGTTCACTGTGTCGGTGCATGGCTTgcacgcccctctctcctcggTGCGCCCTCCGCCATCCTCTGCCTGCGTCGTTcagtggcgtgtgtgtgtgtgtgtggtgtcggtgggtgggtgggtggatgggtTTGCTTTTTCGCCATTGTTACCATATTATCGCAGGAAAAGCGTAATTCTCTCCGcgctccctctttctctgctgAAGTATCTGTACTACGGTGCGTAGctatacacacacgcacggaaaCTCGCAGACCGTGCATACAGAGGAAGGATACATAAGCCAAGCGCGGCCGTCCGGCGTGGTCATGCAACCCTCCACGAGCATGGACACTCCCtttgacggcgacggcaccagCGTGCGGATGCCATCTATAGCCCCTACCATGGCCGCCCGTGCGAATCGATCACGGCAGCCGACACTTCCCTGGTTAGATTCCAGCGTTATGCTGGAGGTGCACTCTCCTTCAGAGACTCCGCTATCGACTCAGAAGAGCGCTCCCCAGTTTTCTCCGTCCTACGCCTCCGCTGCAGAGTCGTTAGAGACACCGCTCGTTATGATGGCCACTACTGCAGTACTGACTGCCACAAAGAACGAGGAGCGTGACGACCTGGAGCTCAGCACGACCGCCTACGACGAGGTCATCCGAGCCGATAAGCTGCGCACTAATCTGCGTCACGGCGGTGAGTACCGTATTTCATGCTCAGCGTTTTGGCACTGTcagagcagcaacagcagcggcgacggggcGGTCGACCACCGCATCCACGCGACACCGCATCTTTCACGACTCTCCAGCCCGCCGCAACAGAAACCTAAGCAGCAAACAGCGAGTACCGCGTCACCGACGCCGGCAAATACATTGTCGCTCTGGAAAACCGAAGCTGCCACGGCAGTCACTCAGCGTTGCGCCTCCGGCCAGAGCGTGTCGCCGCCGGAACCGAAGGCGGAAGATGTGCTCGCCATCCCTTGCCCGCCACCCCTCGGAGGCAAGCGCATCAGCACGgaaggcggcgacgctgaGCTGACCTCCCAGCAGTTTGCGAGACGTCTGTTAGATCTGCCATCTTTCCGCCAAACACAAATTGCCCTTTCCTTctcagcagctgcgacagAACGGGAACAGATGGTTCCAGCCCCTCCAGCGGCTGTACCGCCGAGCGACCACTGCAGCCTCGGGTCGTTTGCACTAAAACACTGCTCTCAACGCTTTCCTAACCTCTTACATCATCAGCAGAAGCAACAGCGACGTCAGCGCAACAGCGCCAGCTCCTTGGAGGGCTGTAACACTGCCGCAGTCGCAACTGCCTCTAGCGCTGCGACCCTCTCAAGCGGCATAGGCACCCGCGCCGTTGCCAGCGAGTTGCAACTGCTGTCGCCGCGGACCAATTCGGGATCGCTTGGCTCAACAGGGAAACGCCTTTCCAGCGCTACCTCTATAgaccgccgctgcgtgcCACTCCTCTCGCCATCCCTAGAACCGCCTCCGGCTCCGTCATGCACGTGCGCGACCAATACGCACGCTCCGTCAACATCGAGCCCAATGTCGCGGTCCTCACCACCGGCGGAGGtgcacgccgccgtcgccatctccTCTGTATGCAGCAAGTGTGTCAGTGGAAGGCGCAAAAGTGGCCTAAATCCCACCCGCCTTTCCACCACAAGTTTGTCTCCGGCCGTCGGGCGGGTGGGCTCTGGCGTCGTGGAGGGGCTGTCGCCTCAACCGACGCCGCTACCGCAAGTCCTCCTACCACCGACGCTGCGCGCACTGCCGAAAGGGTGGGGATCGCTGCCACCGGTGAGCAAGCATCACAACCCAGCGAGTAGCGCCGTTGGCAACTCTTCGCGGGGCGTGATTTCAGGTGTAACAGCAGCGCTCTTAGGTGTAGGAGTGACAGCCATGCCCgcatcggcggcgtcggcaggTTGTGCTGGCCCGGCTCTGACTCCTATTGGTGAGCTAGCCACGGACGCTCAGCGCGAGAACGCCCCTGCACGACCTCTAGAGGCCAATGTGTGTGCTCTGTTCAGTGGCAGTGCGTATGCCGATGTACGCGCATTGACTGAGCTTCGCGTGCTCCGTGCCCTTCCAGTAGCGCGAACATTTGTCGACCATGCGGCCGTCAaggccgccgtcgtcgcagcgacgacggcgccgtcgccgggcACCCACGAGCGAGGATGCAGGGAGACCCCGGGGTGCTCGAAAGAAGCCGCAGTTGTCGTTCTCCCGACATCTGCGGTGCCAAAAGGCGGTgtcgaggcagaggcagcagcgttAGGTACGGTCTTCTCGGTGTGCTCGACCTCCCTGCACAATCCGCTGGCACAGATAACACCCGTGTCATTCaagtcgcagcagcagctctacAGCAGCACCAAGTCAGGCAGCGGTCCCACCGACGACGAGCGCGACAGAGCTACTTGCCGAATCAGCGATATTGCTGGTAACACGAAGGTCGCATTCGGCAGCGTATTAAGCCCGCCGATGGTCGACGGTGTGCCGCCAAAGGTGGCATCGACCACCAGCCGTTCACCTCAGCAGCCGTTCACCTCCTCTCTTGAGTGGGAAAGGCAAGCCGGGGATCCCGGCACGGGCACTGCGATGTCGCCGGAATCCAAGTTTGGCACAACGCCGGGCCGCAAACGCGACGATGATGCGGTGGTCATCGAGGAAGCCGTCGTGTCGGCTGTGGGCATCAGTCCAATGCCGTCCCCGGCGTCCTTGCCACtgacgacgccgctgcagggctCGCAGAGGGCGGCGTTTCGGTTCTACAGCGTCCTCGAAAGGAGTAAGGACCGCAGACGCGGTCCCCATTTGCTCTCCGCCCACTCATCAATCGGCTCCTCCGCAGAGGCGGGGGACGGGTGGACTGTGGTGCCGAAGGTGGAAGAAGCGGTGGTGGATGGAGGTCTTTGTTTTCACGGCAGGGATCAAGGAACTGAGCCACGCGTCTCCgcaacgctgctgcagcagtcggtgggtgcggcggcgaccaGTAACGTGTCCAGTAAAGCGGAGAGGTTCAAGGCGGCTCACAAGCGCCTTTCCCGCCAGCGTGGAAACCGCGAGGAGTCGGTGGCTGGATTTCTGAGAGAAAGCAGTGCCGTCAGCATGCCCGCGAGTAACAGTAGCCGCAGGGAGCTGTGGACGGGCCTGCAGCTGTCGCAGTCGATCACCTCCCTGATGCGCCGCCCCGGTCATGAGGCGGGAGTGCGTCACATGAGCAGTGACATGTGCTTCGGAACGTTCATCTCTTCGGTCGACTCTTTCCGCTCATTTCCCGAGGACCACCAGTCGTCCTTTTATCTGGGCAACACCACCAACGATCGAAGCGCCTCTTCAGAAACACGGTCGGCCTCCCCGAACTGTTCCGGCGTGCGCATGAAGCACGAGCGCGGCAAACTCGGAAACAGCACTCGGGGACACACTCAACGGAAGCGCGAAAGTCATGGTGTCGACTGGGCGGTCGCGAGCGCAGCTTCGCATCAGCTTAGTGTAAACCGCGACCACGATACCCCCGCTGGAGATAGCTTGGAGCAACCGTAGCCGCTCGTCGCATCAAGCACTGCCCTCGTGCACTTTGATCTTGTCATCTGCCTTTGAGAGCGCAGTGTCTCCCGTTCCAGCCGGGACCGCAAGACCTCATTGGAGAAGTGCTGCCGCTCAGGCGCACGACTTTGGGCAGACGCGCAGCTggccctcgctgccgacGAGTACAAGCACAGTCacgtcgccgctctccagcgaaggcgacgctgcgcctcgATGACTCGGCGGAGCGGCGCAAGTCACAAAAAAGTGCGCGTTGCGACTCCAGCGATGCGTCGCGGTTGCCGACCCGGGCACTGTCCCCCTCTGACAGAAAGGCCTTCTGGCAAGATGTGCCGCAGCAGTTCTTTAGCGCTGAGTCGCCTCAGCGGCACGGCAATCTCTGTGTGCCCGGCGCCCCGGCAAAGCAGTGCGCCGTTTTGTCGTTCTGCGGCTCAACGACTCTCCCTGCTTCCGCCGGGCTCGGTCAGCGAACCAGAGGAGCGTCGCCatcagaagcagcagcagcaccgatCCAGCTAGCCTCATCGACGCAGCACCAATCCTTTCTGGTAGTTCGAGCAGCTCTCCGCAGTGCCGTCGATCACGGTGGGCAGTCGGTGCTTAATGGAATGGGGATgctgagagagaggggggaggcactGTCGCTTGAAGcgctgcatgtgcgtgcgtgtgtgtgtgtgctgatcgcagcacagacagacacacacacatacacacagagaatGGGTGCCGACCGTGCAACGTGCACTGTGTGTGTCCAGGGAGGTGTCCGTCTTGTGGTGACCGTACTTGTTCGtttccctctcctcgttAGTGGGATGTTGGGCGCACCGGTGCGGAATgcctctcctgctctccccatactttcttctttttttcttcatCCTCTCAAGTGGTCCCTTCGCAGGcttctgcgctgctgcacatcgTCTTTAGTCGCCAGCGAGCGTGCTTTATCGTCCATAAACCCCCGCTTGCATGCGTGCGAGTAtgaaggggtggggtggggtgccTGTGGCTGAGGAAGGcttctctttgttttttttctgtgatggggaggggaggagtaGGGAGGTACACGAAGGCTGCCAGATGTGCTGTGACGGCGGCTGTGGCCGGGGCACAATTGTCACTGATTCActttttgttgttggtcTAGGGCTTCTTGTTGGATGTATATATTTGCCTATGAGACGTACATACGGGTgcgtatgcatgtgtgtgggtgtgtacgTTGTGTTGTGCTGATGTTCAGCTCTTCCCATATGTTTTACGTTCTTTCTTCGCCCCGCGCGccgcccaccccccccccacccctttcctctctctatatgtgtgtatgtcaTAGAAGCTCATTCGCCTTTGTGATTTTGTGTGCTTTTCTGCCTTATGTTTTTCATTTCGTGgctaccgctgctgcagctgctggtgatGGTAATCGGGTGCTCATTCTGCTGCCCTCTCTGTACCccatcacacgcacacactcacacacacacacatccacgTACGTACGTACACGAattctctccttttccatACGAGGTCGTGCAATCTTTCGACcgcttctgttttttttcttctttccgGTTGCcagtcgggggagggggagggcgtgaGCGCCGATCGCGCTCCTATGCCGTATGGTGAAAGGATCACGAGCAGACCCGCACACGCTTCCCCTTCGCCGCTGGCTTTTCCCTTTCTCACACGAGCCGCCACTCCACACCAAATCCTTCGCCAACACAGCGCACACTGTGCATgcacactcacacgcacacacacacgattTGTTCATCATGGGCATTTGTCGTggttttgtttttctgttGATGTTGTTTTCCTTTGAGCTTTGCGCTTCTCCGTTGCGGATCCGAGGGCGCACATCGATGAGGTAGATCCAAAGACTCGATGGGAAACGACAAGAACTAGAAAAAAATGGATCTGAGGGAACTCGGCAGTCTATTCGTGTCCCGGGCAGTGCATTGGGGGTTTCCAGCAACCAGCTGCTTGCATCCTACACCATGGACCTCATTGCCgacctctctcgctctccctctctggtGTGATACACTGCCAAGCGGACGGTTTTTTTGGAGTTTGTTTGATAGAGAGAGCACCTAATCTTTGgactcgctgctgcgatgACCCCTGCTCCCTTCGGGGTTGTTTTTTTCGTTGAGTCCGTTTCCCTCAccccgccttttttttccgccgcctctcagcctccctccacccactCGCCAACCCATCTCGCGCTATCGCTTCGTTGAGCGGCATGAATGTCGGCTCATTTTCTTGTccatgtatgtatgtgtgtctgcgctTACAACCATGCCCGCTACAACGGCAGAGCTGTGTCGATCCGCATCCCTTTTTTCGTGCTTTTCGGTCTGTCGACGCTGTCCCCGTCATTCCGCCcctgttctctctcttttgttttgtctGCCTTGCATGGgtatgtgcgtgtgatgTCTTGACCGTATGGCCACCATCACAGACGTCGTCGTGTTGTTAGCGCATCACCCTTTTatgctttcttttttcggtCCCCATGCACGCGAGCACACGGAGGCGCTCGCCAAGCTCTCACCGCTTCCCCTTCCACCGCCATCCTGCACATCTGCCCCTTCGTCTTTTTATGGGGTGTTGGGCTCCCACTTGGACACCAACGGACAGGAGCTCCCAAGGGGAGGCACCACTAGAGGCGTGGTAatgatggtggtggtcggggaggaaaaaaaaaggaagggggtgggtggggggggggacggacTGCGCACGTATGGCTGCCttcgtccctccccctctctcacttACGCTTACaacaatatatatatatatatatgtgcagGGCGTGCTTCGTTTCGTGGTGACACGGTCGTGAAcgcccaaaaaaaaaaacgactAACCAACGATTGCGTTGCTTTTTGTtttgtatttttttttttcgcgtgtgtgtgcgcgtgttcgtttccgtgcatgtgtgtatgattttttttttcgttcgtGTGCATATACTTGTCAGCACCTCTCAGTCTTGTTTGCGTGGAACGtatccctccccctcctcctccccctatCTTCATTTATTTCTATCTTACCAGTCTATCATCCGCCACCCATCCGTTCTCtttcgttttgttgttgttgtgccTCTCACTTCCGAACCCGCTTTTGGCCTTTTTAGTTTGGGTTTTTTTGCTTTGTTTTGTCTACTTGTGATGGCTACTTCTCTTTGCTCTCCTacgcccgcccgcccctcctccccccttgtctccctccctcgtccaGCTCACTCGTCCTCCCGGCAGCAAAGTcgtggggggaagggggaggaggggggaaggcgcacatgcacgacatggcacagcagcaacagcaaacAGAAAAACTCGACACATGAAATGATGAGGGTGTGCCTTGGACCGTGAATGCTGACGACTGAcactctcccttctctcttctgctctcttccgcctcctctgcttcCTAAGGCGGCAGGTGAGTGTGCACTGGCCCCTGCGGAAAGATTTGGATACGCACAAGTCCATCATGACCACACTCCAttgacccccctccccaccttaCTCCACTTCGATCCCTCTCTCACGACATTGGAACTGTGTTAGACAGGAGTGACCTGTATGCGGCTGTGGTCTTGACGATGCCGAGAGGGCCCCACTTCCGTTGAGTTACGATGGGGCTGATCGCGGATGGTTCAATCATCGTAGTA
It encodes:
- a CDS encoding putative glutaredoxin, whose product is MNQALDPARAPQFLDSMLRRNRIVLISATYCQFSTKLKMLLIELKHRFVSLEIDIIPNGREVFQEVVARTGVHTVPQVFLNGKYLGGYDDLIALYHKRELSETLEKR